A window of the Pseudomonas fluorescens genome harbors these coding sequences:
- a CDS encoding nitroreductase family protein encodes MSANPRVAEYAIHPQFTDRWSPRAFTGEAISEETLLSFFEAARWAPSAYNSQPWRFLYARRDTPNWERYLGLLNEFNRSWAQHASALVIVISKTTFTAPGASEETPALWHTFDTGSAWGHLALQASLSGWHTHGMAGFDQELTRKELNIPEGYALHAAVAVGKLGDKATLADYLQARETPSPRRPLSELAAEGDFTL; translated from the coding sequence ATGAGTGCCAACCCTCGCGTTGCCGAATACGCCATTCACCCGCAGTTTACCGATCGCTGGTCGCCCCGCGCCTTCACCGGCGAAGCGATTTCCGAGGAAACCCTGCTGAGCTTCTTCGAAGCCGCGCGCTGGGCGCCGTCGGCGTACAACTCGCAGCCGTGGCGTTTTCTCTACGCCCGTCGCGACACGCCGAACTGGGAGCGTTACCTGGGTCTGCTCAATGAATTCAACCGCAGCTGGGCACAGCACGCTTCGGCGCTGGTGATCGTGATTTCGAAAACCACTTTCACCGCACCGGGCGCAAGCGAAGAAACGCCGGCGCTGTGGCACACCTTCGACACCGGTTCTGCGTGGGGCCATCTGGCGCTGCAAGCGAGCCTGAGCGGCTGGCACACCCACGGCATGGCCGGCTTCGATCAGGAGCTGACGCGCAAGGAGCTGAACATTCCGGAAGGTTATGCGCTGCACGCCGCCGTTGCGGTGGGCAAGCTGGGTGACAAGGCAACCCTGGCGGATTACCTGCAAGCGCGGGAAACGCCGAGCCCGCGTCGCCCGCTGAGCGAGCTGGCGG
- a CDS encoding YcgN family cysteine cluster protein gives MAAKVEPFWIRKTLDQLDHEEWESLCDGCGLCCLQKLEDEEDNSVYYTRIACKLLDLKTCQCSDYPNRISFVPDCIQLTPGQAEEFKWLPPTCGYRLVSEGKDLPLWHHLVCGDRDAVHHERISQSGRMLAEGSVPEDDWEDHLIFRAG, from the coding sequence ATGGCCGCCAAAGTCGAACCGTTCTGGATACGCAAAACCCTCGATCAACTCGATCACGAGGAATGGGAATCGCTGTGCGACGGTTGCGGCCTGTGCTGCCTGCAGAAGCTCGAGGATGAAGAAGACAACAGCGTCTATTACACGCGTATCGCCTGCAAACTGCTGGACCTGAAAACCTGTCAGTGCAGCGATTACCCGAACCGCATCAGTTTTGTCCCGGACTGCATCCAGCTCACCCCGGGCCAGGCCGAAGAGTTCAAATGGCTGCCGCCGACCTGCGGTTATCGGCTGGTCAGCGAAGGCAAGGATCTGCCGCTATGGCATCACCTGGTCTGTGGTGATCGCGACGCGGTGCACCACGAACGGATTTCCCAGTCCGGGCGCATGCTCGCCGAAGGCAGCGTGCCGGAAGACGACTGGGAAGATCACCTGATTTTCCGCGCAGGTTAA
- a CDS encoding YgaP family membrane protein: MTELKRVERIESTPFQSRSEQNVEGWERIGSLAGGVIMVGKGLRRGGVFGLIQVAIGGVAMARGITGHSSVKSLLEKSRQDMNNVRAKIERAGEELSKLKANAEAATKTATVTGNDSVKSPKAGV, translated from the coding sequence ATGACCGAGCTCAAACGCGTCGAGCGTATCGAATCCACCCCGTTCCAGAGCCGTTCCGAGCAGAACGTCGAAGGCTGGGAGCGCATCGGCTCGCTGGCCGGCGGCGTGATCATGGTCGGCAAGGGCCTGCGCCGTGGCGGGGTGTTCGGGCTGATTCAGGTGGCGATTGGCGGCGTGGCCATGGCCCGCGGCATCACCGGCCACAGCTCGGTGAAAAGCCTGCTGGAGAAAAGCCGTCAGGACATGAACAACGTGCGGGCGAAGATCGAGCGGGCCGGTGAAGAGCTGAGCAAGCTCAAGGCCAATGCCGAAGCGGCGACCAAGACCGCCACCGTGACCGGCAATGACTCGGTGAAATCGCCGAAAGCCGGGGTTTGA
- a CDS encoding RNA methyltransferase: MADKRYSCIGLYNPKSPENVGSVMRAAGCYGVSTVFYTGKRYERAADFVTDTKRVHYDIPLIGIDDLKKILPLNCVPVAVELVDGARPLPEYTHPDRALYIFGPEDGSLDQEIRDWCEDVVYIPTTGCMNLAATVNVVLYDRMAKGLNTRSGPKFR; the protein is encoded by the coding sequence GTGGCAGACAAACGGTACAGCTGCATTGGTTTGTATAACCCCAAATCACCGGAAAACGTCGGTTCGGTGATGCGCGCCGCAGGCTGCTACGGCGTGTCGACCGTGTTCTACACCGGCAAGCGCTATGAGCGCGCCGCCGATTTCGTCACCGACACCAAGCGCGTGCACTACGACATCCCGCTGATCGGCATCGACGACCTGAAAAAGATCCTGCCGCTCAACTGCGTCCCGGTCGCCGTGGAACTGGTCGACGGCGCCCGCCCGCTGCCGGAATACACCCACCCGGATCGCGCCCTGTACATCTTCGGCCCCGAAGACGGCTCGCTGGATCAAGAGATCCGCGACTGGTGCGAAGACGTCGTGTACATCCCGACCACCGGCTGCATGAACCTCGCCGCCACGGTCAACGTCGTGCTCTACGACCGCATGGCCAAAGGCCTGAACACCCGCTCCGGGCCGAAATTCCGCTGA
- a CDS encoding YajD family HNH nuclease, with translation MSSSTPTNTSKLDRILADNQRDKEMGYRDKALKMYPHVCGRCAREFSGKRLSELTVHHRDHNHDNNPQDGSNWELLCLYCHDNEHSRYTDQQYFGEGSLSTPKIAKATHNPFAALAGLMKKED, from the coding sequence ATGAGTTCGTCCACCCCGACCAACACTTCGAAGCTGGATCGCATCCTCGCCGACAACCAGCGCGACAAGGAAATGGGCTACCGCGACAAGGCCCTGAAGATGTACCCGCACGTGTGCGGCCGCTGCGCCCGCGAGTTTTCCGGCAAGCGCCTGAGCGAACTGACCGTGCACCACCGCGACCACAACCACGACAACAACCCGCAGGACGGTTCCAACTGGGAACTGCTGTGCCTGTACTGCCACGACAACGAACACTCGCGCTACACCGACCAGCAATATTTCGGCGAAGGCTCGCTGAGCACGCCGAAAATCGCCAAGGCCACGCACAACCCGTTTGCGGCGCTGGCCGGGCTGATGAAGAAAGAAGACTGA
- a CDS encoding spermidine synthase, with product MKRFVLLDTTPIPDNGGALCLFEYGEDFVIKIQGGDGGQLMNTRMHGSEDALAEIPCRKVAGRPNSRVLIGGLGMGFTLASALKHLGKSAEVVVAELVPGVVEWNRGPLGEKSGRPLLDPRTVIRQEDVAKVLQSEPNGFDAIMLDVDNGPEGLTQKANSWLYSAAGLSACAKAMRPKGVLAVWSASADRQFSDKLKKAGFKAEEVQVFAHGNKGTRHTIWIAEKLKG from the coding sequence ATGAAACGTTTCGTTCTGCTCGACACCACGCCGATCCCTGACAACGGTGGCGCCCTGTGCCTGTTCGAGTATGGCGAGGACTTCGTCATCAAGATCCAGGGCGGCGACGGCGGCCAATTGATGAACACCCGCATGCACGGTTCCGAAGATGCATTGGCCGAAATTCCGTGCCGCAAGGTCGCTGGCCGGCCGAATTCGCGAGTGCTGATCGGCGGGCTGGGAATGGGCTTCACCCTCGCCTCCGCGCTCAAGCATCTGGGCAAGAGCGCCGAAGTGGTGGTCGCCGAGCTGGTGCCCGGCGTGGTCGAGTGGAATCGCGGCCCGCTCGGTGAAAAGTCCGGGCGCCCGCTGCTCGATCCGCGCACGGTGATTCGTCAGGAAGACGTGGCCAAGGTGCTGCAAAGCGAGCCGAACGGTTTCGACGCGATCATGCTCGACGTCGACAATGGCCCCGAAGGCCTGACCCAAAAGGCCAACAGCTGGCTGTATTCCGCCGCAGGCCTCTCCGCTTGCGCCAAGGCGATGCGCCCCAAAGGCGTGCTGGCGGTGTGGTCGGCCAGCGCCGACCGGCAGTTTTCCGACAAATTGAAGAAGGCCGGTTTCAAGGCCGAGGAAGTGCAGGTCTTCGCCCACGGCAACAAGGGCACCCGCCACACGATCTGGATTGCCGAGAAGCTCAAGGGCTGA
- a CDS encoding cyclic nucleotide-binding domain-containing protein — MSEPTLLNNEIRDWLMDCGLFDQLQLADFAAASGYFSISTVAEGEAIFREGDAGSFMCIIHTGQVAVQKTGGDGQVVTMATLRSGRAFGEMAVLDGERRSATCVAASNCQLLNLGKDSLEKMLNDAPKIAAKIIRALAVSLSKRLRMADGQLAAQQI, encoded by the coding sequence ATGTCAGAACCAACCCTACTGAACAACGAAATCCGCGACTGGCTGATGGACTGCGGCCTGTTCGATCAATTGCAACTGGCGGATTTCGCCGCCGCTTCGGGCTACTTCAGCATCAGCACCGTGGCTGAAGGCGAAGCAATCTTTCGCGAAGGCGACGCCGGCAGTTTCATGTGCATCATCCACACCGGCCAGGTGGCCGTGCAGAAAACCGGCGGCGACGGCCAGGTCGTGACCATGGCCACCCTGCGCAGTGGCCGGGCGTTCGGTGAAATGGCCGTGCTCGACGGCGAGCGCCGCTCGGCGACTTGCGTGGCGGCGAGCAACTGTCAGTTGCTCAACCTCGGCAAGGATTCGCTGGAAAAAATGCTCAACGACGCACCGAAGATCGCCGCCAAGATCATCCGCGCCCTCGCCGTTTCCCTGTCCAAACGCCTGCGCATGGCCGACGGCCAGCTCGCCGCCCAGCAGATCTAG
- a CDS encoding S9 family peptidase produces the protein MPVSANVISAPIAHKAAGHDPYAWLQERDTDAVLDYLKAENDYQQAQTADQAELRETLFEEIKGRILETDLSLPSPWGPYLYYTRTTAGDEYARHYRCPRPADDSLTLDESREQLLLDPNALANGGFFSLGAFSISPDHQRLAYSVDASGDEIYTLFVKELSSERVSELEFQDCDGSMTWANDSLTLFFGVLDDTHRPHKLFRYRLDGTAAEEVFHEPDGRFFLHCYRASSEQQLLLSLGSKTTSEVWALDANQPHQPFTCLAPRVEDHEYDVDHGKLDGEWTWFIRTNRDGINFALYQAPDTGIAPSEADWQNLIPHSDSVMLDGVTLNAEALTLSLREGGLPIIEVRPHGLAPYRVQLPDAAYSLYVQNSLEFESDRIRLRYEALNRPAQVRQLILATGEQEVLKETPVLGPFDADAYVSQRLWATAPDGTLVPISLVMKREMLGKPVPLYLYGYGAYGSSLDPWFSHARLSLLDRGMAFAIAHVRGGGELGEAWYRAGKQEHKHNTFSDFIACAEFLILNGITTAPQLAISGGSAGGLLIGAVLNQRPDLFGVAIAEVPFVDVLNTMLDPDLPLTVTEYDEWGNPEEPDVYERIKAYAPYENVTAQVYPATLVIAGYNDSRVQYWEAAKWVAKLRATKTDDNPLLLKTELGAGHGGMSGRYQGLRDVALEYAFVFKVLGIA, from the coding sequence ATGCCCGTATCCGCCAACGTCATCAGCGCCCCGATTGCCCACAAGGCCGCCGGTCACGACCCGTACGCCTGGCTGCAGGAACGCGACACCGACGCGGTGCTCGACTACCTCAAGGCTGAAAACGACTATCAGCAGGCACAGACCGCCGATCAGGCCGAACTGCGCGAAACCCTGTTCGAGGAGATCAAGGGCCGGATCCTCGAAACCGACCTGTCCCTGCCGTCGCCATGGGGGCCGTACCTGTATTACACCCGCACCACTGCGGGTGATGAATACGCCCGCCACTACCGCTGCCCGCGCCCGGCCGACGACAGCCTGACCCTCGATGAAAGCCGCGAACAGCTGCTGCTCGACCCGAACGCTCTGGCCAACGGCGGCTTTTTCTCCCTCGGCGCCTTCAGCATCAGCCCGGACCACCAGCGTCTGGCCTACAGCGTCGATGCCTCGGGCGACGAGATTTACACGCTGTTCGTGAAGGAACTGTCCAGCGAGCGTGTCAGCGAACTGGAGTTCCAGGATTGCGACGGCAGCATGACCTGGGCCAATGACAGCCTGACCCTGTTCTTCGGTGTGCTCGACGACACCCATCGCCCGCACAAACTGTTCCGCTATCGTCTGGACGGCACTGCCGCCGAAGAGGTCTTCCACGAACCGGACGGGCGTTTCTTCCTGCATTGCTACCGCGCCAGCTCCGAACAGCAATTGCTGTTGTCGCTGGGCAGCAAGACCACCAGCGAAGTCTGGGCGCTGGACGCCAATCAGCCGCACCAACCGTTCACTTGCCTGGCGCCTCGGGTCGAGGATCACGAGTACGACGTCGATCACGGCAAACTCGATGGCGAGTGGACCTGGTTCATCCGCACCAACCGCGACGGCATCAACTTCGCCCTGTATCAGGCGCCGGACACTGGCATCGCACCGAGCGAAGCCGACTGGCAGAACCTGATCCCGCACAGCGATTCGGTGATGCTCGATGGTGTGACCCTCAACGCCGAAGCCCTGACCCTGAGCCTGCGCGAAGGTGGGCTGCCGATCATCGAAGTTCGCCCACACGGTCTGGCGCCTTATCGCGTGCAATTGCCGGACGCGGCCTACAGCCTCTATGTGCAAAACAGCCTTGAATTCGAAAGCGACCGCATTCGCCTGCGCTATGAAGCGCTGAATCGTCCGGCTCAGGTCCGCCAATTGATCCTCGCTACCGGCGAACAGGAAGTGCTCAAGGAAACCCCGGTGCTCGGCCCGTTCGACGCCGACGCCTACGTCAGCCAGCGCCTGTGGGCCACGGCTCCGGACGGCACACTGGTGCCGATCAGTCTGGTGATGAAACGCGAAATGCTCGGCAAACCGGTGCCGCTGTACCTCTACGGTTACGGCGCCTACGGTTCGAGCCTCGACCCGTGGTTCTCCCACGCCCGCCTGAGTCTGCTGGATCGCGGCATGGCATTCGCCATCGCCCACGTCCGTGGTGGCGGCGAGCTGGGCGAAGCCTGGTACCGCGCCGGCAAGCAGGAGCACAAGCACAACACGTTCAGCGACTTCATTGCCTGCGCCGAATTCCTGATCCTCAACGGCATCACCACCGCGCCACAACTGGCGATCAGTGGCGGCAGCGCCGGTGGACTGCTGATCGGCGCGGTGCTCAACCAGCGTCCGGATCTGTTTGGCGTGGCGATTGCCGAAGTGCCGTTCGTCGATGTGCTCAACACCATGCTCGACCCGGATCTGCCGTTGACCGTTACCGAATACGACGAGTGGGGCAACCCGGAAGAACCGGACGTCTACGAGCGGATCAAGGCCTACGCGCCGTACGAAAACGTCACTGCACAGGTGTATCCCGCAACACTGGTAATCGCCGGCTACAACGACAGCCGCGTGCAGTATTGGGAAGCAGCCAAGTGGGTGGCGAAGTTGCGCGCGACCAAGACCGATGACAATCCATTGCTGCTCAAGACCGAGCTGGGCGCCGGCCACGGCGGGATGAGCGGGCGTTACCAGGGATTACGTGACGTAGCGCTCGAATATGCATTTGTTTTCAAGGTTCTGGGCATTGCCTGA